A single window of Gossypium hirsutum isolate 1008001.06 chromosome A10, Gossypium_hirsutum_v2.1, whole genome shotgun sequence DNA harbors:
- the LOC107895990 gene encoding peroxidase 70, which yields MASHALILLQIVVLSSLAATAFSLSPYYYQNICPQALPTIKTLVEAAVYKERRMGASLLRLHFHDCFVNGCDASILLDPSPTIDSEKGARANQNSARGFEVIDEIKAEVDKICGRPVVSCADILAVAARDSVVALGGPSWKVRLGRRDSTTASRTQADIDIPSPLMDLPALINNFRNQGLNQRDLVALSGGHTIGFAQCLAFRGRIYNATNIDPSFAKERRATCPRTGGDTTLAPLDSTAARFDTSYFDSLVKQRGLLTSDQALFSGGSTDNLVNTYRRYPQVFRKDFAQSMLKMGNIKSLTGNQGQIRVNCRMVNY from the exons ATGGCCTCTCACGCCTTAATCCTCCTTCAAATCGTTGTCTTGTCGAGTCTTGCAGCAACAGCTTTCTCATTATCTCCTTATTACTATCAAAATATTTGTCCCCAAGCTTTACCCACCATCAAAACACTAGTGGAGGCTGCTGTGTATAAAGAGCGCCGGATGGGAGCCTCTTTACTTCGTCTTCACTTCCACGACTGCTTTGTTAAT GGATGTGATGCTTCCATTCTTCTGGATCCCTCTCCCACCATTGACAGTGAAAAAGGCGCTCGCGCTAATCAAAACTCTGCTCGAGGATTCGAAGTGATCGATGAAATTAAGGCAGAAGTTGACAAGATTTGTGGACGCCCTGTGGTCTCTTGCGCTGATATCTTGGCTGTTGCAGCTCGAGATTCCGTAGTTGCA CTTGGAGGACCGTCATGGAAAGTGCGACTTGGTCGGAGAGATTCAACGACAGCCAGTCGAACTCAAGCAGACATCGATATCCCATCCCCACTCATGGATCTTCCTGCATTAATCAACAACTTCAGAAATCAAGGTTTGAACCAGAGAGATCTTGTAGCTCTCTCCGGTGGCCACACCATTGGATTCGCTCAATGTTTGGCCTTTAGAGGCCGAATTTATAATGCAACAAACATCGACCCTTCGTTTGCAAAAGAGCGAAGAGCGACCTGTCCACGCACCGGAGGAGACACTACCCTTGCTCCTTTAGACTCGACAGCCGCACGCTTTGACACTTCATACTTCGACAGCTTGGTGAAGCAAAGGGGTTTACTCACCTCGGATCAAGCTCTTTTCAGCGGCGGCTCGACTGATAATCTTGTCAATACTTACAGACGTTACCCACAAGTGTTCCGGAAAGATTTTGCTCAGTCAATGCTTAAGATGGGAAATATCAAGTCTTTGACAGGAAATCAAGGACAAATTCGTGTCAACTGCAGGATGGTGAATTATTAa